The following proteins come from a genomic window of Syngnathus acus chromosome 15, fSynAcu1.2, whole genome shotgun sequence:
- the LOC119134584 gene encoding SEC23-interacting protein yields the protein MADRKNNNVPNPGANLLFSGAPEFNFNLPFIPVSQASDPAVLSGEDSTEVGEEDSFLGQTSGNAQAPSTFSYFSNPVTSSDPFASIGQTSCPPPSSSAVATAPMCAVPASVPNSVNMAPLMPPNSQLNTTPPVFANTVFQSPMGRHTPPPGTMTPPPPQMQPQSHNPYRHTATSSKASPYIPAPEVLPPSHTPHASPYNPYSVTSGSQSFPLSGPAITKPPPTHMQASPPPPLPANPTGALVPAGPMMQYNYNVYEPIQPHWFYCKLVESKSVWLPFSIIDSLQLEETYNSVQPDPENVIVRTDGGRFDVHLYDRTRSAVYWEEEDSEVRRCTWFYKGDTDSRFTPYSEEFSDKLEAEYKKAVSTNQWHRKLEFPSGETIVMHNPKVIVQFQSSSMPDEWSTNPEGQSRPRVVKRGIDDDHDQVPDGELAKADHLVFMVHGIGPVCDLRFRSMVECVDDFRSVSLKLLQSHFKKPLDDHDISRVEFLPVHWHTALHGDATGVDRRIKKITLPSTGRLRHFTNETLLDVLFYNSPTYCQTIMDTVAFEINRLHALFMERNPDYKGAISVAGHSLGSLILFDLLSNQKTDMTPPAVPAVNGEAKQVAAPVPQPVEEELKEEELEDLSAVLEHLGLSEYKNTFDEEKIDIESFLMCTIEDLKEMGIPLGPRKKIARFVKERVTKQEKKAEVQAVSQVVEPVQAAETSPEKNLPAGVSSIHVDYNYFEVGTGQVSVVYHNLDFSPANFFALGSPIGMFLTVRGLEKIEENYQLPTCKGFFNIYHPLDPVAYRIEPMIIPDLELKPFLIPHHKGRKRLHLELKESLSRMGSDLKHGFISSLKSAWQTLNEFARAHTSSAQLQAELAMVANQIEEQEKRAQDFSEQKNPEIPEPQKEEEVQVRIGMLNGGNRIDFVLQEKPIESFNEYLFALQSHLCYWQSEDTALLILKEIYKSMGVQPEHTVFG from the exons AGGATTCTACTGAAGTTGGCGAGGAAGACAGCTTTTTGGGACAGACTTCTGGAAACGCACAAGCTCCTTCCACCTTCAGCTACTTCTCTAACCCAGTAACCAGCAGTGACCCGTTTGCTTCTATTGGCCAAACATCATGCCCGCCACCATCATCGTCCGCAGTAGCAACAGCACCCATGTGTGCCGTCCCGGCGTCTGTTCCTAACAGTGTTAACATGGCCCCGCTGATGCCTCCAAATTCACAGTTGAACACGACTCCTCCTGTTTTCgccaatacggtatttcaAAGCCCGATGGGCCGCCACACTCCTCCCCCCGGTACAATgaccccaccacctccacagaTGCAACCACAGAGTCATAATCCATATAGACACACGGCCACCAGCAGCAAAGCTAGTCCCTATATTCCAGCTCCAGAAGTCCtgccgccaagccacacacCCCACGCATCACCCTACAATCCCTACTCGGTCACCTCAGGGTCACAATCATTCCCGCTGTCGGGACCCGCAATCACAAAG CCTCCTCCCACTCACATGCAggcatcaccaccaccacctctcCCAGCCAATCCTACTGGTGCACTGGTGCCTGCTGGGCCCATGATGCAGTACAACTATAATGTATATGAGCCCATTCAGCCACACTGGTTCTACTGCAAGCTAGTGGAATCCAAAAGTGTATGGCTTCCTTTCAGTATCATTGACTCCCTCCAGCTTGAGGAGACGTATAACTCTG TTCAGCCAGACCCAGAAAACGTGATCGTACGCACCGACGGAGGTCGGTTTGATGTGCACCTCTACGACCGCACGCGATCAGCTGTTTactgggaggaggaggattcGGAGGTTCGCCGCTGCACTTGGTTTTACAAAGGCGACACGGATAGTCGCTTCACCCCTTACTCTGAGGAGTTCAGCGACAAACTCGAG GCCGAATATAAGAAGGCCGTATCCACCAACCAGTGGCACCGCAAACTGGAGTTCCCATCTGGTGAAACCATTGTCATGCATAATCCAAAG GTGATAGTGCAGTTCCAGTCCTCCTCCATGCCCGATGAGTGGAGCACAAACCCGGAAGGACAGAGTCGGCCCAGAGTGGTTAAGAGAGGGATTGACGATGATCATGATCAAGTCCCCGATG GTGAGCTTGCCAAAGCGGACCATCTTGTGTTCATGGTTCATGGAATTGGTCCCGTGTGTGACCTGAGGTTTCGAAGCATGGTTGAGTGTG TGGACGATTTCCGCAGCGTGTCGCTGAAGCTGCTGCAGAGTCATTTTAAGAAACCTTTGGATGATCACGACATCAGTCGGGTGGAGTTCTTGCCTGTCCATTGGCACACAGCTCTACATGGAGATGCCACAGGGGTGGACAG GAGAATCAAGAAAATCACATTGCCCAGCACTGGGAGATTACGTCACTTTACAAATGAGACCTTGTTAGATGTGCTGTTCTACAACAGTCCTACATACTGCCAGACCATCATGGACACAGTTGCCTTTGAGATTAATCGACTTCATGCACTGTTCATGGAGAGAAACCCTGATTACAAAGGAGCAATATCCGTTGCTGGCCACAGCTTGG GGTCCCTTATTCTCTTTGACTTGCTGTCGAATCAAAAGACTGACATGACCCCTCCTGCAGTACCCGCCGTTAACGGAGAAGCCAAGCAG GTGGCAGCCCCAGTTCCACAGCCTGTGGAGGAAGAGCTCAAAGAAGAGGAGTTAGAGGACCTTTCCGCTGTGCTGGAACATCTCGGCCTGTCAGAGTACAAGAACACCTTTGACGAGGAAAAAATTGATATTGAATCTTTT ctcatgTGTACAATCGAAGACTTGAAGGAGATGGGAATTCCGCTCGGCCCTCGGAAGAAAATTGCTAGATTTGTCAAAGAAAGAGTGACAAAACAG GAGAAGAAAGCTGAGGTTCAAGCGGTCAGTCAAGTTGTTGAGCCTGTACAAGCTGCTGAGACAAGTCCTGAGAAGAATCTGCCTGCGGGCGTCTCTTCAATCCACGTGGACTACAACTACTTTGAAGTTGGCACTGGCCAG GTGTCTGTGGTCTACCACAATCTCGACTTCAGCCCAGCAAATTTCTTTGCTCTGGGTTCTCCAATCGGCATGTTCTTGACTGTCAGAGGCTTGGAGAAGATTGAAGAGAACTATCAGCTGCCAACCTGCAAAGGATTCTTCAATATTTATCATCCG TTGGACCCAGTGGCATATAGGATTGAGCCCATGATAATACCAGACTTGGAATTGAAACCTTTTTTGATACCTCATCACAAAGGAAGGAAAAGGCTGCATCTCG AGCTGAAGGAGAGTCTCTCCAGAATGGGCTCGGACCTGAAGCATGGTTTTATCAGTTCGTTGAAGAGCGCGTGGCAGACACTCAACGAATTTGCTCGCGCCCACACCTCGTCTGCTCAACTTCAGGCAGAGTTGGCTATGGTGGCCAATCAGATTGAAGAGCAGGAGAAAAGAGCACAAGATT TTTCAGAGCAAAAAAACCCAGAGATCCCCGAACcacaaaaagaagaggaggttCAGGTCAGAATCGGGATGCTGAATGGAGGCAATCGGATCGACTTTGTCCTGCAGGAGAAGCCCATTGAGAGTTTTAATGAGTACCTGTTCGCCCTCCAGAGTCATCTTTGCTATTG GCAATCTGAAGACACGGCTCTGCTCATCCTCAAGGAGATCTACAAAAGCATGGGGGTCCAACCAGAACACACG GTGTTTGGCTGA
- the csgalnact2 gene encoding chondroitin sulfate N-acetylgalactosaminyltransferase 2: MPRRGLLLHGRVRWLFLGLFLLLLLLFLAYLLECTPQADVSLVLPGIAGEPYGKEYYHALLQEQEERHLNRAASLKRQIAQLKQELQEMSEKLKLLQDKKELPEAQGLAENKEQEPGDLLDYLHSQIDKAEVNAGARLPSEYALVPFESFTSSKVYQLEMGLTRHPEEKPVRKDRRDELVEVIEAALEIINNPDEEDGVEDDVPVHRQAYKEGHFVEGMYRTERDKGSLYELFFAKKESNTFRHVTLFRPFGPLMKVRSTTVDASTMIINIIVPLAGRAETFVQFLDNFREVCVRQDKRIHLTVVYFGKEGLQEVKSSLETMSREENFSNYTLIPVDEEFSRGRGLDIGARAWNKGDVLMFFCDVDIHFNLDFLNTCRLHAEPNKKVFYPVVFSLYNPAIVYGNSELAPPVELQLVHKKDAGFWRDFGFGMTCQYRSDFLSIGGFDLEVKGWGVEDVHLYRKYLRSELIVVRTPVSSLFHLWHEKQCADELTPEQYRMCIQSKAMNEASHSYLGMLVFREEIEAHLRKQAFKPQNKAED; encoded by the exons ATGCCCAGACGGGGGTTGCTGCTCCACGGCCGGGTCCGCTGGCTCTTCCTGGGCCTCTTCCTtctgctgctactgctgttTTTAGCCTACCTGCTGGAGTGCACCCCTCAGGCCGACGTCAGCCTGGTCCTGCCCGGCATCGCCGGCGAACCCTACGGGAAGGAGTACTACCACGCCCTGCTGCAGGAGCAGGAAGAGCGCCACCTGAACCGTGCCGCCAGTCTGAAGCGGCAGATCGCTCAGCTCAAGCAGGAACTGCAGGAAATGAGCGAGAAGCTGAAACTCCTGCAGGACAAGAAGGAGCTCCCCGAGGCGCAGGGCTTAGCCGAGAACAAGGAGCAAGAGCCGGGAGATCTGCTGGACTACCTGCACTCTCAGATCGATAAGGCCGAGGTCAACGCGGGGGCCCGCCTGCCCAGCGAGTACGCTCTGGTGCCTTTTGAGAGCTTCACCTCATCCAAGGTGTACCAGCTGGAGATGGGACTGACGCGACACCCAGAGGAGAAACCCGTTCGCAAAGATCGCCGAGACGAACTGGTGGAGGTCATCGAAGCGGCGCTGGAAATAATCAACAACCCCGACGAGGAGGACGGCGTGGAGGATGACGTGCCCGTGCATAGGCAAGCCTACAAAGAGGGCCACTTTGTGGAAG GCATGTACCGGACCGAGCGGGACAAAGGCTCACTTTACGAGCTCTTCTTTGCGAAAAAGGAGTCCAACACCTTCCGCCACGTCACCCTCTTCAGGCCTTTTGGTCCACTGATGAAAGTCAGGAGCACCACCGTGGACGCATCCACAATGATTATCAACATCATTGTGCCACTGGCGGGCAGAGCAGAAACCTTTGTACAGTTCTTAGACAACTTCAG GGAGGTGTGTGTACGGCAGGACAAACGCATTCACCTCACAGTGGTTTATTTTGGCAAAGAGGGGCTCCAAGAGGTGAAGTCATCGCTGGAAACAATGTCAag gGAAGAGAATTTTTCTAATTACACTCTGATCCCGGTGGATGAGGAGTTTTCCCGAGGGCGGGGTCTGGATATCGGAGCACGTGCTTGGAACAAAGGCGATGTTCTGATGTTTTTCTGCGATGTcgacattcatttcaatttggaCTTCCTGAATACGTGTCGTCTCCACGCAGAACCAA acaaGAAGGTCTTCTATCCAGTCGTGTTTAGTCTGTACAATCCTGCCATAGTTTATGGAAATTCGGAGCTGGCTCCACCTGTTGAACTTCAGCTG GTCCACAAGAAGGATGCTGGTTTTTGGAGAGATTTTGGCTTTGGTATGACGTGTCAGTATCGTTCGGATTTCTTAAGTATTG GGGGTTTCGATCTTGAAGTGAAAGGCTGGGGTGTCGAAGACGTCCACTTGTACAGGAAGTATCTTCGGAGCGAACTCATAGTGGTCCGGACGCCGGTGTCCAGTCTCTTTCACCTGTGGCACGAGAAGCAGTGCGCCGACGAGCTGACTCCGGAACAGTACCGCATGTGCATCCAGTCCAAAGCCATGAACGAGGCCTCCCACTCCTACCTGGGAATGTTGGTGTTCCGGGAGGAGATCGAGGCTCATCTCCGCAAACAGGCCTTCAAGCCGCAGAACAAAGCGGAAGACTGA
- the ret gene encoding proto-oncogene tyrosine-protein kinase receptor Ret isoform X1 gives MKMGSSCGLSRGNGASLLLLLLWMLLRGAKGLYFPQNEYKETIYLGQAAGSRVLQVHAMLDSESEKPHFYLCWSSSLKRPVYSSWFNMDTNTGVLSLNKTLDENDFAMLYKPSWSVKKLPLSVMALPKFTKRSWCITRNNPRIILDFVNATMPQCAQTDLKELCFPHRDISKPHIMENRFPGPVMQLRRLTRLNVCPNFTISYSVESETPAPFAVNQNTSEMVVTAPLDREESERYRLLLVCTVISEAAITTLDTPLDVFVNDEDDNAPYVNLTDTAEIVISFNRTKGGTYGTLSVFDRDLTSIYSTDQSHNRYVETLLNTDPWTRETFDVKRSFSEKKAAHNGVRETIHNYDLILKRNLLVTENRSVQLDYLVNDTTYPGLEGTVSLHFNVTILPVHIRFENFTHIFTLTRRASIYAQVGRVCVENCQQFDGFSVTYQLKVPDKNISADELSCYAAISIAQAPDEMWGLLYVNDSESLRRAECQDLQYIVVAQAANAQGEVSAEIRIILDAEVVNQESQQLVSCAENRRRGDCESTRGLGATTGRCQWRQGTEKGIAENYSTCSPDLRTCPDSFCDAIESKDTSICPQDCTKETVTGGHELGLRNGIQAGYGTCYCLTERCFCEKDDIEEGLCDDMCKTVIATILLLSFIVSILLSSYFIHRYHKKSPKAPIASAEMTFRRPAQAYPISFPANNLRRGSQESIETDTFKIPEDPKWEFPRKNLVLGKTLGEGEFGKVVKATAFRLKGKAGYTTVAVKMLKENASHSELRDLLSEFTLLKQVNHPHVIKMYGACSQDGPLYLIVEYAKFGSLRNFLRESRKVGPSFMGMDANRNSSYLENPDDRALTMGDLISFAWQISRGMQYLAEMKLVHRDLAARNVLVAEGRKMKISDFGLSRDVYEEDSYVKRSKGRIPVKWMAIESLFDHIYTTQSDVWSFGVLLWEIVTLGGNPYPGIAPERLFNLLKTGYRMERPENCSEEMYNLMGRCWKQESDKRPTFSDISKELEKMMVKSRDYLDLAASTPADALLYDDALSEEDTPLVDCNNAPIPRTLPSTWIENKLYGMSYPNWPEKSPVPLNRHDATNPVFTRYANDSVYANWMALPSPAKTVDKLDS, from the exons ATGAAGATGGGCTCAAGTTGTGGTTTGTCACGGGGAAACGGCGcgtcgctgctgctgctgttgctgtggATGCTGCTGAGAG GAGCTAAAGGATTGTACTTCCCTCAGAATGAGTACAAGGAGACCATTTATCTTGGCCAGGCAGCAGGGAGCCGGGTCCTCCAAGTCCACGCCATGCTGGACAGCGAGTCCGAGAAGCCGCACTTCTACCTGTGCTGGTCCAGCTCGCTCAAGCGGCCCGTCTACAGCTCCTGGTTTAACATGGATACAAACACGGGAGTGCTGTCCTTGAACAAAACCCTGGATGAGAATGACTTTGCCATGCTAT ATAAACCTTCGTGGTCTGTGAAGAAGCTGCCTCTGTCTGTTATGGCGCTACCCAAGTTCACCAAGAGGTCCTGGTGCATCACGAGAAATAACCCTCGGATCATCCTGGACTTTGTAAATGCCACCATGCCACAATGTGCACAGACTGATTTGAAAGAGTTATGCTTCCCGCACCGAGACATCTCCAAACCACACATCATGGAGAACAGATTCCCCGGGCCCGTGATGCAGCTGCGACGACTCACCAGACTCAACGTGTGCCCCAACTTTACCATCTCTTACTCTGTGGAATCAG AGACACCCGCTCCCTTCGCTGTGAATCAGAACACCTCTGAGATGGTCGTGACGGCTCCTTTAGACCGAGAAGAGAGTGAACGTTACAGACTCCTGCTGGTTTGCACAGTTATTTCCGAGGCCGCCATCACCACCCTGGACACTCCTCTGGATGTTTTTGTCAACGACGAGGACGATAACGCGCCATACGTGAACTTAACCGACACGGCGGAGATCGTCATCAGTTTCAATCGGACTAAa GGTGGCACTTACGGCACATTGTCAGTTTTTGACAGGGACTTGACCTCCATCTATTCTACAGACCAGAGTCACAATAGGTATGTTGAGACCTTGCTCAACACGGACCCATGGACGAGAGAAACATTTGATGTAAAACGCAGCTTCAGTGAAAAGAAAGCAGCTCATAATGGAGTCAGAGAAACCATTCATAACTACG accTGATCCTGAAGAGGAACCTGCTTGTGACGGAGAATCGCAGTGTGCAGCTGGACTACCTGGTCAACGACACCACCTACCCTGGTCTGGAGGGAACTGTGTCACTTCACTTCAACGTCACCATCTTACCGGTCCACATCCGCTTTGAGAACTTCACGCATATCTTCACGCTCACCCGGAGAGCTTCCATTTATGCTCAG GTTGGGAGAGTCTGCGTGGAAAACTGCCAGCAGTTTGATGGCTTCAGTGTCACATACCAGCTCAAGGTTCCCGATAAGAACATCTCTGCTGACGAACTGTCCTGCTATGCGGCCATAAGTATCGCCCAGGCGCCTGACGAAATGTGGGGACTCCTCTACGTCAACGACTCGGAGTCTCTACGAAGAGCCGAGTGCCAGGATCTGCAGTACATCGTTGTAGCTCAGGCGGCCAACGCACAAGGGGAAGTCAGCGCTGAGATCCGAATCATTCTGGATGCTGAAG TCGTGAACCAGGAGAGTCAGCAGCTCGTGTCCTGCGCGGAAAACAGACGTCGAGGAGACTGTGAGTCCACCAGAGGCCTGGGGGCGACGACGGGGAGATGCCAGTGGAGGCAAGGCACTGAAAAAG GAATTGCTGAAAACTACTCGACCTGCTCCCCAGACCTGCGCACATGTCCAGATAGCTTTTGTGACGCTATCGAAAGCAAAGATACATCAATATGCCCGCAAGACTGTACGA AGGAAACTGTCACAGGAGGTCATGAACTTGGTCTAAGAAATGGCATCCAGGCTGGCTACGGGACATGTTACTGCTTGACGGAAAGATGCTTCTGTGAAAAAGACGATATTGAGG AGGGGCTCTGCGACGACATGTGCAAGACGGTCATCGCCACCATTctgctcctctccttcatcGTTTCCATCCTCCTTTCATCCTACTTCATCCACCGCTACCACAAGAAGTCACCCAAGGCCCCAATAGCGTCCGCTGAGATGACTTTCCGCCGGCCGGCCCAGGCTTACCCCATCAGCTTCCCCGCTAACAACCTACGAAGAGGCTCGCAGGAATCCATCGAGACCGACACCTTTAAAATACCT GAGGATCCCAAATGGGAATTCCCTCGGAAGAACCTCGTGCTCGGCAAGACTTTGGGAGAGGGAGAGTTTGGGAAAGTCGTCAAAGCGACGGCATTCAGGTTGAAAGGAAAAGCAGGTTACACTACCGTGGCTGTGAAAATGCTGAAAG AAAACGCCTCCCATAGTGAGCTCCGGGACCTGTTGTCAGAATTCACTTTACTCAAGCAAGTGAACCACCCTCACGTCATTAAGATGTACGGAGCGTGCAGCCAAGATG GTCCATTATACCTGATCGTGGAATATGCCAAGTTTGGGTCACTTCGCAACTTCCTTCGCGAGAGCCGGAAAGTTGGCCCGAGTTTCATGGGAATGGACGCCAACCGAAACTCCAGCTATTTGGAGAACCCAGACGACAGGGCGCTGACCATGGGTGACCTGATCTCCTTTGCATGGCAGATATCCAGAGGCATGCAGTATTTAGCTGAAATGAAG CTTGTTCACAGGGACCTGGCAGCACGAAATGTCCTCGTAGCAGAGGGAAGGAAGATGAAAATCTCAGACTTCGGCCTCTCCAGAGATGTTTATGAGGAGGACTCTTATGTTAAGAGAAGCAAG GGTCGGATACCTGTTAAATGGATGGCGATAGAGTCCCTGTTTGATCACATTTACACGACCCAAAGTGACGT CTGGTCCTTTGGTGTGCTCTTATGGGAAATTGTGACATTAGGAGGTAATCCATACCCGGGCATTGCACCCGAGCGCCTCTTTAACCTGTTGAAGACTGGATACAGGATGGAGAGACCGGAGAACTGCTCCGAAGAAAT GTATAACCTCATGGGCCGATGCTGGAAACAAGAATCGGACAAGAGGCCGACCTTCTCCGACATCAGCAAAGAACTGGAAAAGATGATGGTTAAAAGTCGG GATTATCTGGACTTGGCAGCGTCCACGCCTGCTGACGCCCTGCTGTACGATGACGCACTCTCTGAAGAGGACACACCACTTGTGGACTGTAATAACGCCCCTATCCCTCGAACCCTCCCCTCCACATGGATTGAAAACAAGCTCTATG GCATGTCATACCCGAACTGGCCCGAGAAGAGCCCGGTACCGCTCAACAGACATGATGCCACTAATCCAGTCTTTACAAGATATGCCAATGATAGTGTTTATGCAAACTGGATGGCTTTGCCTTCACCCGCAAAAACCGTGGACAAGCTTGATAGCTAG
- the ret gene encoding proto-oncogene tyrosine-protein kinase receptor Ret isoform X2: MKMGSSCGLSRGNGASLLLLLLWMLLRGAKGLYFPQNEYKETIYLGQAAGSRVLQVHAMLDSESEKPHFYLCWSSSLKRPVYSSWFNMDTNTGVLSLNKTLDENDFAMLYKPSWSVKKLPLSVMALPKFTKRSWCITRNNPRIILDFVNATMPQCAQTDLKELCFPHRDISKPHIMENRFPGPVMQLRRLTRLNVCPNFTISYSVESETPAPFAVNQNTSEMVVTAPLDREESERYRLLLVCTVISEAAITTLDTPLDVFVNDEDDNAPYVNLTDTAEIVISFNRTKGGTYGTLSVFDRDLTSIYSTDQSHNRYVETLLNTDPWTRETFDVKRSFSEKKAAHNGVRETIHNYDLILKRNLLVTENRSVQLDYLVNDTTYPGLEGTVSLHFNVTILPVHIRFENFTHIFTLTRRASIYAQVGRVCVENCQQFDGFSVTYQLKVPDKNISADELSCYAAISIAQAPDEMWGLLYVNDSESLRRAECQDLQYIVVAQAANAQGEVSAEIRIILDAEVVNQESQQLVSCAENRRRGDCESTRGLGATTGRCQWRQGTEKGIAENYSTCSPDLRTCPDSFCDAIESKDTSICPQDCTKETVTGGHELGLRNGIQAGYGTCYCLTERCFCEKDDIEEGLCDDMCKTVIATILLLSFIVSILLSSYFIHRYHKKSPKAPIASAEMTFRRPAQAYPISFPANNLRRGSQESIETDTFKIPEDPKWEFPRKNLVLGKTLGEGEFGKVVKATAFRLKGKAGYTTVAVKMLKENASHSELRDLLSEFTLLKQVNHPHVIKMYGACSQDGPLYLIVEYAKFGSLRNFLRESRKVGPSFMGMDANRNSSYLENPDDRALTMGDLISFAWQISRGMQYLAEMKLVHRDLAARNVLVAEGRKMKISDFGLSRDVYEEDSYVKRSKGRIPVKWMAIESLFDHIYTTQSDVWSFGVLLWEIVTLGGNPYPGIAPERLFNLLKTGYRMERPENCSEEMYNLMGRCWKQESDKRPTFSDISKELEKMMVKSRDYLDLAASTPADALLYDDALSEEDTPLVDCNNAPIPRTLPSTWIENKLYGRISHAFTRF; this comes from the exons ATGAAGATGGGCTCAAGTTGTGGTTTGTCACGGGGAAACGGCGcgtcgctgctgctgctgttgctgtggATGCTGCTGAGAG GAGCTAAAGGATTGTACTTCCCTCAGAATGAGTACAAGGAGACCATTTATCTTGGCCAGGCAGCAGGGAGCCGGGTCCTCCAAGTCCACGCCATGCTGGACAGCGAGTCCGAGAAGCCGCACTTCTACCTGTGCTGGTCCAGCTCGCTCAAGCGGCCCGTCTACAGCTCCTGGTTTAACATGGATACAAACACGGGAGTGCTGTCCTTGAACAAAACCCTGGATGAGAATGACTTTGCCATGCTAT ATAAACCTTCGTGGTCTGTGAAGAAGCTGCCTCTGTCTGTTATGGCGCTACCCAAGTTCACCAAGAGGTCCTGGTGCATCACGAGAAATAACCCTCGGATCATCCTGGACTTTGTAAATGCCACCATGCCACAATGTGCACAGACTGATTTGAAAGAGTTATGCTTCCCGCACCGAGACATCTCCAAACCACACATCATGGAGAACAGATTCCCCGGGCCCGTGATGCAGCTGCGACGACTCACCAGACTCAACGTGTGCCCCAACTTTACCATCTCTTACTCTGTGGAATCAG AGACACCCGCTCCCTTCGCTGTGAATCAGAACACCTCTGAGATGGTCGTGACGGCTCCTTTAGACCGAGAAGAGAGTGAACGTTACAGACTCCTGCTGGTTTGCACAGTTATTTCCGAGGCCGCCATCACCACCCTGGACACTCCTCTGGATGTTTTTGTCAACGACGAGGACGATAACGCGCCATACGTGAACTTAACCGACACGGCGGAGATCGTCATCAGTTTCAATCGGACTAAa GGTGGCACTTACGGCACATTGTCAGTTTTTGACAGGGACTTGACCTCCATCTATTCTACAGACCAGAGTCACAATAGGTATGTTGAGACCTTGCTCAACACGGACCCATGGACGAGAGAAACATTTGATGTAAAACGCAGCTTCAGTGAAAAGAAAGCAGCTCATAATGGAGTCAGAGAAACCATTCATAACTACG accTGATCCTGAAGAGGAACCTGCTTGTGACGGAGAATCGCAGTGTGCAGCTGGACTACCTGGTCAACGACACCACCTACCCTGGTCTGGAGGGAACTGTGTCACTTCACTTCAACGTCACCATCTTACCGGTCCACATCCGCTTTGAGAACTTCACGCATATCTTCACGCTCACCCGGAGAGCTTCCATTTATGCTCAG GTTGGGAGAGTCTGCGTGGAAAACTGCCAGCAGTTTGATGGCTTCAGTGTCACATACCAGCTCAAGGTTCCCGATAAGAACATCTCTGCTGACGAACTGTCCTGCTATGCGGCCATAAGTATCGCCCAGGCGCCTGACGAAATGTGGGGACTCCTCTACGTCAACGACTCGGAGTCTCTACGAAGAGCCGAGTGCCAGGATCTGCAGTACATCGTTGTAGCTCAGGCGGCCAACGCACAAGGGGAAGTCAGCGCTGAGATCCGAATCATTCTGGATGCTGAAG TCGTGAACCAGGAGAGTCAGCAGCTCGTGTCCTGCGCGGAAAACAGACGTCGAGGAGACTGTGAGTCCACCAGAGGCCTGGGGGCGACGACGGGGAGATGCCAGTGGAGGCAAGGCACTGAAAAAG GAATTGCTGAAAACTACTCGACCTGCTCCCCAGACCTGCGCACATGTCCAGATAGCTTTTGTGACGCTATCGAAAGCAAAGATACATCAATATGCCCGCAAGACTGTACGA AGGAAACTGTCACAGGAGGTCATGAACTTGGTCTAAGAAATGGCATCCAGGCTGGCTACGGGACATGTTACTGCTTGACGGAAAGATGCTTCTGTGAAAAAGACGATATTGAGG AGGGGCTCTGCGACGACATGTGCAAGACGGTCATCGCCACCATTctgctcctctccttcatcGTTTCCATCCTCCTTTCATCCTACTTCATCCACCGCTACCACAAGAAGTCACCCAAGGCCCCAATAGCGTCCGCTGAGATGACTTTCCGCCGGCCGGCCCAGGCTTACCCCATCAGCTTCCCCGCTAACAACCTACGAAGAGGCTCGCAGGAATCCATCGAGACCGACACCTTTAAAATACCT GAGGATCCCAAATGGGAATTCCCTCGGAAGAACCTCGTGCTCGGCAAGACTTTGGGAGAGGGAGAGTTTGGGAAAGTCGTCAAAGCGACGGCATTCAGGTTGAAAGGAAAAGCAGGTTACACTACCGTGGCTGTGAAAATGCTGAAAG AAAACGCCTCCCATAGTGAGCTCCGGGACCTGTTGTCAGAATTCACTTTACTCAAGCAAGTGAACCACCCTCACGTCATTAAGATGTACGGAGCGTGCAGCCAAGATG GTCCATTATACCTGATCGTGGAATATGCCAAGTTTGGGTCACTTCGCAACTTCCTTCGCGAGAGCCGGAAAGTTGGCCCGAGTTTCATGGGAATGGACGCCAACCGAAACTCCAGCTATTTGGAGAACCCAGACGACAGGGCGCTGACCATGGGTGACCTGATCTCCTTTGCATGGCAGATATCCAGAGGCATGCAGTATTTAGCTGAAATGAAG CTTGTTCACAGGGACCTGGCAGCACGAAATGTCCTCGTAGCAGAGGGAAGGAAGATGAAAATCTCAGACTTCGGCCTCTCCAGAGATGTTTATGAGGAGGACTCTTATGTTAAGAGAAGCAAG GGTCGGATACCTGTTAAATGGATGGCGATAGAGTCCCTGTTTGATCACATTTACACGACCCAAAGTGACGT CTGGTCCTTTGGTGTGCTCTTATGGGAAATTGTGACATTAGGAGGTAATCCATACCCGGGCATTGCACCCGAGCGCCTCTTTAACCTGTTGAAGACTGGATACAGGATGGAGAGACCGGAGAACTGCTCCGAAGAAAT GTATAACCTCATGGGCCGATGCTGGAAACAAGAATCGGACAAGAGGCCGACCTTCTCCGACATCAGCAAAGAACTGGAAAAGATGATGGTTAAAAGTCGG GATTATCTGGACTTGGCAGCGTCCACGCCTGCTGACGCCCTGCTGTACGATGACGCACTCTCTGAAGAGGACACACCACTTGTGGACTGTAATAACGCCCCTATCCCTCGAACCCTCCCCTCCACATGGATTGAAAACAAGCTCTATGGTAGAATTTCCCATGCATTTACTCGATTTTAG